The proteins below come from a single Dermacentor albipictus isolate Rhodes 1998 colony chromosome 7, USDA_Dalb.pri_finalv2, whole genome shotgun sequence genomic window:
- the LOC135904755 gene encoding ipis-1-like yields the protein MSRVSMESQGSAEYRPPFSGNSSPIDSCARRSGEATPEADQRLREECVNLAPDFARSSLQLALELHEVIRESGGSRNVLFSPFLLSSALVGLYNGARGRTADQIARAAHLGYEEPRQVSTCLPLWHARLFPTWPDSNRRHFEMRHDNCLVYDKGLRLADGYKRWLSRWCRVEAEDFAHDPTEGVVFPTRMTAWIGALTSFSCKTPEDASFWTEVDHTTSLFLLSILFIKGKWRHVFNVTRGFFHETPKKSKVVRMMSQTGHFRTAESVELGASMLEIPYREHKKTMVILVPEPPSSLRDLERKLTAHQILSCIDRLENNGPVSVSVPMFRVSDVVDLKEALPALGVKDAFRADADFSTLCDSAATPKVSFARHVAVFHARERASSRIPKSTGAQAAPGTSTPPAADDDGGQQEEQEKFIVDRPFLFLVMNSEPKAVLLFGSVRKIFAWK from the exons CCAACGCCTTCGCGAGGAGTGCGTGAACCTGGCGCCGGACTTCGCACGGAGCAGCCTGCAGCTGGCGCTGGAGTTGCACGAGGTGATCCGGGAGTCCGGGGGATCGCGCAACGTGCtcttctctcctttcctgctgtCGAGCGCACTGGTGGGGCTGTACAACGGCGCCCGGGGCCGCACCGCCGACCAGATCGCGCGGGCCGCGCACCTGGGATACGAGGAGCCCCGTCAGGTGTCCACCTGCCTGCCCCTCTGGCACGCGCGGCTGTTCCCCACGTGGCCGGACAGCAACAGGCGCCACTTCGAGATGCGCCACGACAACTGCCTCGTCTACGACAAGGGGCTCCGGCTCGCCGATGGGTACAA GAGATGGCTGAGCCGCTGGTGCCGCGTGGAGGCTGAGGATTTCGCCCACGACCCGACAGAGGGCGTGGTGTTCCCCACGCGCATGACGGCCTGGATCGGAGCTCTCACTTCGTTCTCCTGCAAGACACCAGAGGACGCCTCCTTCTGGACAGAG GTGGACCACACGACGTCGCTGTTTCTGCTCAGCATCCTCTTCATCAAAGGAAAGTGGCGCCACGTGTTCAACGTCACTCGTGGGTTCTTCCACGAGACGCCTAAGAAATCTAAG GTGGTGCGCATGATGAGCCAGACAGGGCACTTTCGCACCGCCGAAAGCGTGGAGTTGGGCGCCAGCATGCTGGAGATTCCCTACCGCGAGCACAAGAAGACTATGGTCATCCTGGTGCCAGAGCCGCCGAGCAGCCTGCGAGACCTGGAGAGAAAACTGACTGCGCACCAAATCCTCAGCTGCATCGACAGGCTTGAGAACAACG GTCCAGTGAGCGTGAGCGTGCCCATGTTCCGCGTGAGCGACGTGGTCGACCTCAAGGAGGCGCTGCCGGCGCTCGGGGTCAAGGACGCCTTCCGAGCGGACGCGGACTTTTCGACGCTCTGCGATTCGGCCGCCACGCCCAAGGTGTCGTTCGCCCGTCACGTGGCCGTGTTCCACGCGCGCGAGCGCGCCAGCAGCCGGATACCCAAGTCCACAGGAGCGCAG GCCGCACCCGGTACGTCGACGCCGCCAGCAGCGGACGACGACGGCGGGCAGCAGGAGGAGCAGGAGAAGTTCATTGTGGACAGACCCTTCCTGTTTCTCGTCATGAACAGCGAGCCCAAGGCCGTCCTCCTATTCGGCTCGGTCCGCAAGATATTCGCCTGGAAGTAG
- the LOC135904754 gene encoding muscarinic acetylcholine receptor M1-like: MSVLEEAFNASMLLVTTQAPGSGTTFDDAISGNGSLANGSTNATNDSGATTDGYPATPYSLAEIVVLASLSTLAAVLTIIGNLMVMVSFNMDKQLRTISNYFLLSLAVADFSIGVISMPLMTMYILYAYWPIGTVACDTWLAFDYMNSNASVLNLLVICFDRYFSVTRPLTYRANRTPQKAAIMIALAWIISFLLWPPWVFAWPYIEGQRTVPEEHCYIQFLETNVYITFGTAIAAFYLPVSVMCALYWRIWRETEKRKKDFGKLQEDRKAASSTRKSTSSNGTLDSEDFRSGDSCKSRTKTSRLASSLSLTRSLPEESRTRQLRDFLLSLLRVKNGKRYDDDASYSGSPGTHTPPSVETSVESISTSFHEEHHVEFNPSGSDGGGDDSGVSNIPTSDRGGLPCHGKAEDATDALPPTSQSSDSVYTIPIEPVTQPSLQEEPPEACAKTNVEEDTEKPDPSKMPSSENVAAPAGEGLATAKQVADTGLESIRKPLTTSAAQRQPAVAKQLPVPSRKKAKQQDKKQDQKAAKTLSAILLAFIITWTPYNVLVLVKTVTSGDDVIPVHLWNFAYYFCYINSTVNPLCYALCNVNFRQTYIRILTCKWRNRRRVAARRHFS; this comes from the exons atgagtgtgctcgaagagGCATTCAATGCCTCCATGCTGCTCGTCACCACCCAAGCGCCCGGCAGCGGTACCACGTTCGACGACGCTATCTCCGGAAACGGAAGTCTCGCCAACGGAAGCACAAACGCCACCAACGACAGCGGTGCCACCACTGACGGCTACCCCGCCACGCCTTACTCCCTAGCCGAGATCGTGGTGCTCGCCTCTCTGTCCACACTGGCCGCCGTCCTCACCATCATCGGCAACCTGATGGTCATGGTCTCGTTCAACATGGACAAGCAGCTGCGGACCATCAGCAACTACTTCCTGCTCAGCCTCGCCGTCGCCGACTTCTCTATCGGGGTCATCTCGATGCCCCTCATGACCATGTACATCCTGTACGCCTACTGGCCCATAGGGACAGTGGCGTGCGACACCTGGCTCGCCTTCGACTACATGAACAGCAACGCGTCGGTGCTCAACCTGCTCGTCATCTGCTTTGACCGGTACTTTTCGGTGACGCGGCCGCTGACGTACCGGGCCAACAGGACGCCACAGAAAGCAGCCATCATGATAGCCTTAGCATGGATCATATCCTTCCTGCTGTGGCCGCCCTGGGTGTTCGCTTGGCCGTACATAGAGGGCCAGCGTACCGTCCCAGAAGAGCACTGCTACATCCAGTTCCTGGAGACCAACGTCTACATCACTTTCGGCACGGCCATCGCCGCTTTCTACCTGCCCGTCTCGGTAATGTGCGCGCTCTACTGGCGCATATGGCGCGAGACGGAGAAGCGCAAAAAGGACTTCGGAAAACTTCAGGAAGATCGTAAGGCTGCCAGCAGCACGCGGAAGTCCACGTCGAGCAACGGTACACTCGATTCAGAGGACTTCCGCAGCGGCGACTCCTGCAAATCGCGGACGAAGACGTCCCGACTGGCCTCTTCCCTCAGCCTCACGAGGTCGCTTCCCGAGGAGTCCAGGACGCGCCAACTTCGCGATTTCCTGCTGTCCTTGCTTCGCGTCAAAAACGGCAAACGATACGACGACGACGCAAGCTATTCAGGCTCGCCCGGTACCCACACACCGCCCTCGGTCGAAACGTCGGTGGAGTCCATTTCCACGTCGTTCCACGAGGAGCACCACGTCGAGTTCAACCCGTCCGGGAGCGATGGAGGCGGTGACGATAGCGGTGTTTCAAACATTCCAACGTCCGACCGCGGCGGTCTTCCGTGCCACGGGAAGGCGGAGGATGCCACAGATGCCTTGCCTCCGACGTCGCAGTCGTCTGATTCCGTCTACACGATACCGATCGAACCAGTGACGCAGCCATCTCTACAAGAAGAGCCGCCCGAG GCCTGCGCCAAGACCAACGTCGAGGAGGACACCGAGAAGCCCGACCCCAGCAAAATGCCGTCTTCAGAAAACGTGGCGGCACCTGCGGGTGAGGGCTTAGCGACAGCCAAACAGGTAGCAGACACCGGCTTGGAATCCATTAGGAAACCGCTCACGACCAGTGCGGCCCAACGTCAGCCGGCGGTCGCCAAACAGCTCCCCGTTCCAAGCAGGAAGAAGGCGAAGCAGCAGGACAAGAAGCAAGACCAGAAAGCTGCCAAGACGCTCAGCGCCATCCTGCTGGCCTTCATCATCACTTGGACGCCGTACAACGTCCTGGTGCTCGTCAAGACGGTGACTTCCGGTGACGACGTGATTCCGGTGCACCTGTGGAACTTTGCCTACTACTTCTGCTACATCAACAGCACGGTGAACCCCTTGTGTTATGCGCTCTGCAACGTCAACTTCCGTCAGACGTATATTCGCATTCTGACTTGCAAGTGGCGCAACAGGCGGCGAGTTGCTGCCCGCCGACACTTCAGCTGA